In Coregonus clupeaformis isolate EN_2021a chromosome 15, ASM2061545v1, whole genome shotgun sequence, one genomic interval encodes:
- the LOC121582605 gene encoding uncharacterized protein C2orf81 has product MSRSAAKSRDKSRAAILVPAPALPRPPSVQNVETVDIVPGRLTEAAWVTMTTQDNGEEVVAEIMGELEAAVMDRCYQVYLQKQLVPFTASWAYESLVQMADWLFLARDEGEGPESAPLWGEDTEPEPCKSDSWAEGCVPVRYTSVSSHTPLLQKLLDFHLAESADPWDSDTQSKPQSSSRQDSKPQSPSRQECRPQSPSRQESKPQFPSRQDSKPQSPSRQDSKPQPPSRQDSKFQSPTKPEPPDRERTVLPQQIIVDSTEPEEPEKAEKIEPEEVQPSPFLTVATYKAWRRKQSQTQPCTHKALPPPLKTYKPLFTPSGPTQQFQHLSVPQLRGRRPREVPVPRRLDPARLPQHHVWPEVEVLEPQPSHRSKERTGGLTALLRPNQDHHSMARRATITPLTAHTHQALPSKTRRKSLHHGVQIQRHVLRGGTQPRGSTVGYTPLSTGLDLDTIELVPGVAIGDPVCGTGENKPSWVSRLPELIPIRSSLPAMLWSLDQVVGGRSPRVTATTVKHWA; this is encoded by the exons ATGTCACGCTCAGCGGCCAAATCTCGCGATAAGAGTCGTGCTGCCATCTTGGTTCCGGCACCCGCTCTTCCTCGCCCTCCCTCGGTCCAGAATGTGGAGACGGTGGACATCGTCCCAGGTCGCCTCACGGAAGCCGCTTGGGTCACCATGACAACACAGGACAATGGGGAGGAGGTGGTGGCGGAGATCATGGGAGAGCTGGAGGCTGCAGTGATGGACAGGTGCTATCAGGTGTACCTGCAAAAACAG CTGGTGCCGTTCACAGCGTCCTGGGCCTATGAAAGCCTGGTGCAGATGGCTGACTGGCTGTTCCTGGCAAGGGATGAGGGTGAGGGGCCAGAGAGTGCCCCCTTGTGGGGGGAGGACACAGAGCCTGAACCCTGTAAGAGCGACTCATGGGCCGAGGGCTGTGTTCCTGTCCGGTACACCAGTGTGAGCTCACACACACCCCTTTTGCAG AAGTTGCTGGATTTTCACCTGGCAGAGTCAGCTGATCCATGGGACTCAGATACCCAGAGCAAGCCCCAGTCTTCCAGTAGACAGGACAGCAAGCCCCAGTCTCCCAGTAGACAGGAATGCAGGCCCCAGTCTCCCAGTAGACAGGAGAGCAAGCCCCAGTTTCCCAGCAGACAGGACAGCAAGCCCCAGTCTCCCAGTAGACAGGACAGCAAGCCCCAGCCTCCCAGTAGACAGGACAGCAAGTTCCAGTcacctacaaagccagagcctccagacagagagagaacagtcctACCACAACAAATAATAGTGGATTCAACTGAACCTGAGGAGCCAGAAAAGGCAGAGAAGATAGAACCAGAGGAAGTCCAACCCTCACCTTTCCTCACTGTAGCCACCTATAAAGCCTGGAGGAGGAAACAGTCCCAGACCCAACCATGCACACACAAGGCCCTACCACCACCTCTGAAGACCTACAAACCCTTGTTCACCCCTAGTGGACCAACCCAGCAGTTCCAGCACCTCTCTGTACCCCAACTTCGGGGGCGTAGACCACGAGAGGTCCCAGTCCCTAGGAGACTGGACCCCGCTAGACTACCGCAACACCACGTCTGGCCCGAGGTGGAGGTCCTGGAGCCTCAGCCCTCACACCGCTCCAAGGAGAGAACAGGGGGGCTCACCGCCCTCCTCCGGCCCAACCAGGACCATCACAGCATGGCACGCCGAGCCACCATCACACCCCTGACTGCCCACACCCACCAGGCTTTACCCAGCAAGACCCGGAGGAAGAGTCTCCACCATGGTGTCCAGATACAGAGGCACGTGCTCCGAGGCGGTACCCAGCCAAGGGGCTCGACTGTGGGCTACACTCCGCTCTCCACTGGCCTCGATCTGGATACCATTGAGCTGGTGCCAGGAGTGGCAATTGGGGACCCAGTATGTGGGACTGGGGAGAACAAGCCGTCCTGGGTTTCCCGTCTGCCTGAGCTGATTCCCATCAGAAGCAGCCTCCCGGCCATGTTGTGGTCCCTGGATCAGGTGGTGGGGGGGCGGAGCCCTCGAGTCACTGCCACCACTGTTAAACATTGGGCATGA